The nucleotide window CAATCAGTTAGCATTGATCATTGCTGTGTCAGACATTTTGGATTATGTATTGTCCACTAATctatcccccccaccccgtgtTCTAACCGCCTAGCCAACCACCAAGCTGTTTATAGATGGCAAGTTTGTAGAGTCCAACACTACCGAATGGCTTGACATTCACAATCCAGTAAGTATGAGTGGCTATTTATAACCAACACACGTGTAGACTTTTGAGTTATAGAGTGTACATCTGTACAAACCAATTCTGAACACCAAAAATCAATACAGCAATTTTTCATCTGCAAAGACTGCAAATTTGCAGCCTTTTGAATTTAAGCTAAACATGTTTCTGAAATGAAAGACCTTCATAATGATATCCTAGGTGGCAGGCTCTTTCTGTACAACTCTATTTCTTGCCTCTGGCAAGGCAAAACATCGTAGACAGCCATTGCACCTCCTGTGTAAATAAGTAAACATGCATAATTACTTTGACGCACGGCGGAAATGTAGACAAACAACGTCATGCCATGTATCACATTCGACCtgaactctttctttctcccaggCCACCAACGAGGTGGTGGGACGTGTCCCCAAGGCGACCCAGCAGGAGATGCTAGCGGCTGTGGACTCCTGCTCCAAGGCCTACTTACCCTGGGCTGAGACTTCCATCTTAAGCAGGCAGCAAATATTTCTCCGTTACCAGCAGCTCATCAAGGACAACATTGTAAGCAGGGTTTTTCCGCAGCAcctttcagttaaggcggccgcctaagcaacacgccttaactacgtagtccccccccccccccctgttgtcctgttttctcccttccattccagtctcccttctctacgcattagtctatcgcacaaactaccccccccccccccccccctgattgTAAGGAAATCATGGATGGAGATATGCCTCTGTGGACCTGAGTGGAGTTGGAAATAGATTGAACTAGAATTGAACTAGAATTGATTGTGAACTATTCTCAATAGCCAGAGCCCAAGCTTTACAAGTAGAGGTGTTTGATCATGTATTTATGTCAGCGGTTTTTGGTTCAGTAATGTTTTTATTTACATAGAGGTGCCAGTGGAGGACATGTAGGCATGCCATGGAGAAAGTGTTTTTAGTGGcatgtttgatttttttttcagaAAGAGCTGGCCAAGTTGATCACTCTAGAGCAGGGGAAGACTCTGGCGGATGCTGAGGGAGATGTCTTCAGAGGGCTGCGTAAGTCCTGACCAGAcctccacttccctctcctACCTTGTACACTGTATACAAACCCCAGCTCTTCTCCTGTTTGCATctcacttctcctcctctccacctctttgtTCTAGAGGTGGTTGAGCATGCCTGCAGCATCACCTCTCTGATGCTGGGAGAGACCCTGCCCTCCATCACCAAGGATATGGACACCTACACCTACCGCCTGCCCATCGGGGTCTGTGCCGGCATCGCCCCCTTCAACTTCCCCGCCATGATTCCTCTGTGGATGTTCCCCATGGGCATGGTCTGTGGCAACACCTACCTGATGAAGCCCTCCGAGCGTGTCCCAGGGTGCACCATGCTCTTGGCAAAGCTACTGCAGGATTCTGGAGCACCTGATGGAACACTGAACATCATCCATGGCCAGCACGCAggtgagaggagtgtgtctgTCAGCTTTTAGAAGATTGAAAAGGAGCTTAATTGTTTTTATGCTGTACCATTAAAAATTAAATCAGGGAATCAAGCAAGTAAAAGTATCATTGATCATTCAAACACTAACGTTACCCTCAGGCTATAAGTTATGTAAAGACTCTGGATAATCTGTGTGTTTAAATATAATTCATCAATGTGCCACAGGCAAGATAAAATCCATACACTAAAGTTTTTGTTAAAGGCATTGTTTCCAAGGTCATAAGACCTACACCATTTATTCAGTGCCTACGGGCACCATGTAGATAATGAGGACTAATGGCGAATGTGCAATGAAAATGATCTTTGACCTTGACTTCTAGCGGTGAACTTCATTTGTGACCACCCGGCAATCAAGGCCATCAGCTTTGTGGGCTCCAACCAGGCCGGGGAGTACATCTACGAGAAAGGCTCCAAGAACGGCAAGAGAGTGCAGTCAAACATGGTAAGACTGACAGTAATGTGGGGTTTAATTTGAACAAGACTTATATCCAAATGTATCATGGCTGTCATAgtacatatacatttagtcatttagcagacgctcttatcccagaggcaagtagggtgaagtgccttgctcaaggacacaacgtcatttgcatgaaccggtaaccttctgattaatagctcgaTAGTAAACCTAAATGAAAAGACCCACATTTAAAGATTAAACCAGCAGATGGCTGCAAATCCTTTTGGTATTGTGTGAATCTGTGGTTGGTTTGCCTTCAAATCTTCCTTCCTGTGCACTGTCCTAAAATGTATTGTGGAGCTCCCACTGAGTCCTGTCCTATATTTCCTGTCCCAGGGAGCTAAGAACCATGGTGTGGTGATGCCTGATGCTAACAAGGAAAACACCCTGAACCAGCTGGTGGGCGCTGCCTTTGGAGCAGCAGGCCAGCGGTGTATGGCTCTGTCAACAGCCATTCTCGTAGGCGAGGCTCGTGATTGGCTCCCAGAGCTGGTGGAACGCTCCAAAGCACTGCGTGTCAATGCAGGTACATCCACCTCCTGAGGGATTTAATCCAGTAAAGGGATAAaacgagtcaggtggctgagcggtgagggagttgggctagtaatccgaaggttgccagttcgattcccggtcatgccaactgacgttgtgtccttgggcaaggcacttcaccctacttgcctcgggggaatgtccctgtaagagcgtctgctaaatgactaaatgtaaatgtaaaacacagTTAAACTGCTTCTGTAAAAAGAGCTGCAGAACCGTCCAGACCAAATCTCCCAAGGTCTCAACTGTttctttccctgtgtgtgtgtgtgttgcaggtgacCAGCCCGGGGCAGATGTAGGTCCTCTCATTTCCCCGGAGGCCAAGGCCAGAGTGGACGGTCTGATCCAGAGcggggtggatgagggagccACGCTGCTGCTGGACGGGAGGAACGTCCACGTCAAAGGATACGAGAACGGGAACTTCGTAGGCCCCACCATCCTGGCCAATGTCACAGTAAGGCAGAACcttacagaccccccccccccccccccccccccgaacacACACAACGTGTGGAGGATGGTTCCAGCTCCCTTGGCTAAAGACGCTTACTTTGCAATCGTCAGATCACAATGCATGCATTGTGTCATTTAACTCTAAGCTATCATAGCCTATATCACATAATGCTGAGCTGTTTATTATTCTCTAAGTGTGCAGGATTGCAATGCTAGTGCTGTTACAAGACTCAACAATGGCAATGACCCATGAGGGAGATGCTCTCAGAATCCCCAAGGGTCCTGTGTGTGCATCTGATATAACTTGCATGAAAGCCAGAGTAGTTAACCCATTCACTGAACGATACCTAACACACAACTTCACATGTTTTGGTCATGTTTTTCTAGTTGTGAATTCCACACAGTTCGGATGGTTTAATAGGGAAAGCTTTAGAGCAGAATTTGATCAATCAGTACCTTGTCTCTGCTGTTGTATTCCAGCCAGACATGAAATGCTACAAGGAGGAGATATTTGGGCCGGTCCTTGTGGTTctggaagctgacaacctggatGACGCCATCACATTAATCAACAACAACCAGTATGGCAACGGCACTGCCATCTTCACCACCAACGGAGCCACAGCTCGCAAATACACTCATGAAGTGGACGTAGGGCAGGTGAGGCTTACCTGGTGGAACCAGAGAGGGAGAATACTGGCACACCTGgtggaaccagagagagagaatactggCAC belongs to Osmerus eperlanus chromosome 8, fOsmEpe2.1, whole genome shotgun sequence and includes:
- the LOC134024742 gene encoding methylmalonate-semialdehyde/malonate-semialdehyde dehydrogenase [acylating], mitochondrial-like; translation: MAGILARSLWNKKVPLQMGRLCYSSSVPTTKLFIDGKFVESNTTEWLDIHNPATNEVVGRVPKATQQEMLAAVDSCSKAYLPWAETSILSRQQIFLRYQQLIKDNIKELAKLITLEQGKTLADAEGDVFRGLQVVEHACSITSLMLGETLPSITKDMDTYTYRLPIGVCAGIAPFNFPAMIPLWMFPMGMVCGNTYLMKPSERVPGCTMLLAKLLQDSGAPDGTLNIIHGQHAAVNFICDHPAIKAISFVGSNQAGEYIYEKGSKNGKRVQSNMGAKNHGVVMPDANKENTLNQLVGAAFGAAGQRCMALSTAILVGEARDWLPELVERSKALRVNAGDQPGADVGPLISPEAKARVDGLIQSGVDEGATLLLDGRNVHVKGYENGNFVGPTILANVTPDMKCYKEEIFGPVLVVLEADNLDDAITLINNNQYGNGTAIFTTNGATARKYTHEVDVGQIGVNVPIPVPLPMFSFTGSRGSFRGDTNFYGKQGIQFYTQIKTVTSQWKAEDATLKTPAVTMPTMGR